In Rhodamnia argentea isolate NSW1041297 chromosome 4, ASM2092103v1, whole genome shotgun sequence, the following proteins share a genomic window:
- the LOC115740715 gene encoding FRIGIDA-like protein 4a: protein MAGELVINTDRVQKFVGDLESQMNALSACTRLFATLSDRLHSLQRSLDDKSHSVESDLQSLVSSSHQALDSLCGRMASLPNRESFAVALVEERKAAALADLDNPSPSGACGLSESLRSFARRMDSSGLVKFLVSKRKESASLRAEMPAAIAEAVDPPRLVLDAVEEFLENKSAKVGVADKRWACGLLVQALFPEAKRADARRPEYARSVVERAAALLDAWRKQVESVTGAAEAGEESDGAIGPAEAVMILQMVVAFGLKSRFDEGFLRKLVVDFARRRDLAKLAVALDFGEKLADIIEELVKNGKEVEAVYFAAESGMTDRFSPASLLKSYLGNAKKNAQTVLKSGNNSMVSAEEASTIELSAIKTVVKCVEDQKLESVFSLDSLKKRAAILEKAKAERKKNSTCGSKPSNKRALGPSSSHGDGQSSSRPAKALKFANPSLSFGRRNPLPLAHLSSAVRYSTPYSYPGQGAYEVPSMTAYTPAYGRSHSPAEAQIVIQQEYSPSATYSPIIHRLAYSPIVDASGGASLYRAAPYVPPASHGMASHGMHDYDPHQHQYPSYGQ from the exons ATGGCGGGCGAGCTGGTGATCAACACGGACAGGGTCCAGAAGTTCGTCGGCGACCTCGAGTCCCAGATGAACGCCCTCTCCGCCTGCACTCGCCTCTTCGCCACCCTCTCCGACCGCCTCCATTCCCTCCAGCGCTCCCTCGACGACAAGTCCCACTCCGTCGAATCCGACCTCCAATCCCTCGTCTCCTCGTCCCACCAAGCCCTGGATTCCCTCTGCGGCCGAATGGCCTCGCTTCCAAACCGCGAATCCTTCGCCGTCGCGCTCGTCGAGGAGCGCAAGGCCGCGGCCCTGGCCGACCTCGACAACCCCAGCCCGAGCGGCGCCTGCGGTTTGTCCGAGTCGCTGCGGTCGTTCGCGCGGAGGATGGACTCCTCGGGGCTGGTGAAGTTCCTCGTATCCAAGAGGAAGGAGTCGGCGTCGCTGCGAGCGGAGATGCCGGCGGCCATCGCAGAGGCGGTAGACCCGCCGCGGCTTGTGCTGGACGCGGTGGAGGAGTTCCTGGAGAACAAGTCCGCGAAGGTGGGCGTGGCCGATAAGCGGTGGGCGTGCGGGCTGTTGGTGCAGGCCCTGTTTCCGGAGGCGAAGAGGGCGGACGCGCGGCGGCCCGAGTACGCCCGGAGTGTGGTGGAGCGAGCCGCCGCCCTCCTCGACGCGTGGAGGAAGCAGGTGGAGAGCGTTACTGGCGCCGCCGAGGCGGGAGAAGAAAGCGACGGAGCGATTGGGCCCGCGGAGGCAGTCATGATCCTTCAGATGGTGGTGGCGTTCGGGCTGAAATCGAGGTTCGACGAAGGTTTCTTGAGGAAGTTGGTGGTGGATTTCGCTCGGAGAAGAGACTTAGCTAAGCTTGCAGTGGCACTGGATTTCGGGGAGAAATTAGCAG ACATTATTGAGGAACTGGTGAAGAATGGTAAAGAGGTAGAGGCTGTCTATTTTGCTGCTGAGTCAGGCATGACCGACAGATTTTCTCCCGCTTCGCTTCTAAAGTCGTACCTGGGCAATGCCAAAAAGAACGCTCAGACTGTGTTGAAGAGCGGCAATAACAGTATGGTCTCCGCG GAGGAGGCTAGTACTATCGAATTGAGCGCTATCAAAACAGTTGTGAAGTGCGTGGAAGACCAAAAACTCGAGTCAGTCTTCTCTCTCGATAGCTTAAAGAAGAGAGCCGCCATTCTGGAGAAAGCCAAggcggaaagaaagaaaaactcaacTTGTGGTAGCAAGCCTTCCAATAAACGAGCCCTTGGACCCAGTAGCAGCCACGGTGATGGACAATCTTCTTCCCGCCCAGCCAAGGCACTGAAATTTGCTAACCCTAGCCTGTCGTTTGGCCGGAGGAACCCGCTTCCACTTGCACACCTCAGTTCTGCTGTAAGATATTCCACCCCTTACAGCTATCCTGGCCAGGGCGCTTATGAAGTTCCGAGCATGACCGCATACACGCCGGCCTATGGGAGGTCCCACAGCCCGGCCGAAGCTCAAATCGTGATTCAACAAGAGTATTCCCCCTCTGCCACCTATTCACCCATCATCCACAGATTAGCCTATTCGCCCATCGTGGACGCTAGCGGCGGCGCAAGTCTGTATCGTGCAGCTCCATATGTACCGCCGGCGAGTCATGGTATGGCGAGTCATGGTATGCACGATTATGACCCGCATCAGCATCAGTATCCGTCTTACGGGCAGTAG
- the LOC115740718 gene encoding multiprotein-bridging factor 1c, whose protein sequence is MPSRFPGAITQDWDTVVLHKSKPKSQDLRDPKAVNQALRSGAPVQTVKKFDAGSNKKSSAPAIHARKLDEAAEPAALEKLPAEVRQAIQKARLEKKMSQAELAKQINEQPKVVQEYENGKAVPNQAVLAKMERVLGVKLRGKIGK, encoded by the coding sequence ATGCCGAGCCGATTCCCGGGAGCCATCACGCAGGACTGGGACACCGTCGTCCTCCACAAGTCGAAGCCCAAGTCCCAGGACCTCCGCGACCCCAAGGCCGTCAACCAGGCCCTCCGCTCCGGCGCGCCCGTCCAGACCGTCAAGAAGTTCGACGCCGGCTCCAACAAGAAGTCCTCGGCCCCGGCCATACACGCCCGAAAGCTGGACGAGGCTGCGGAGCCGGCGGCGCTCGAGAAGTTGCCCGCGGAGGTGAGGCAGGCCATACAGAAGGCGCGgctggagaagaagatgagccaGGCCGAGCTGGCGAAGCAGATAAACGAGCAGCCCAAGGTGGTGCAGGAATACGAGAACGGCAAGGCAGTGCCGAACCAGGCCGTGCTCGCGAAGATGGAGCGGGTCCTGGGCGTCAAGCTCAGGGGCAAGATCGGGAAGTGA
- the LOC115740717 gene encoding trihelix transcription factor ASIL2-like: MDDAEGDPGSSSMGETYRSKRFKRSSRGQTPNRPNPVTRRNVRSGGAGGGGGLSDDDDGDEGNYGIHQNPSYGYDYQNGNGSFGGSGRRAQGYVRKRGQENLVPTHDYEAGFPNQASLRRDFAKFTLLEVWGERFLQLGRKSVRSEDWSEIAEKVSEWARMEFTEVECRQQLDALKKKYKKERAKMERTGTTSSWTHFRKMDMLMGMNMEDGGLACGVDSGEFCFADTMVYLDKSNAFDEMRDSPGESESEMDGDGEEDDDMPPLRKEDGGEGMRVLAGSIERFGELYEKIETNKREQMMELKKMQADFQRELELQKKEILDRAQAEIAKIQAGGMDEDDEDDDDIHSE; this comes from the coding sequence ATGGACGATGCAGAAGGCGATCCTGGGAGCTCGTCCATGGGGGAAACCTACCGTAGCAAGCGCTTCAAAAGATCCTCTCGCGGCCAGACGCCCAACCGGCCCAACCCCGTCACCAGGCGCAACGTGCGGAGCGGCGgcgccggcggcggcggaggactCAGCGatgacgacgacggcgacgaaggAAATTACGGTATCCACCAAAACCCTAGTTACGGCTATGATTATCAAAATGGTAACGGTAGCTTTGGCGGTAGCGGTAGACGGGCACAGGGATATGTGAGGAAGCGTGGACAGGAGAATTTGGTCCCTACTCATGATTACGAGGCGGGGTTTCCGAATCAAGCTTCGTTGAGGAGAGACTTTGCCAAGTTCACGTTGCTGGAAGTGTGGGGAGAGAGGTTTTTGCAGTTGGGTCGGAAGAGTGTGAGGTCTGAGGATTGGAGCGAGATTGCTGAGAAAGTGTCGGAGTGGGCGCGGATGGAATTCACCGAGGTAGAATGTAGGCAGCAGCTAGACGCTTTGAAGAAGAAGTATAAGAAAGAGAGGGCGAAGATGGAGCGAACAGGAACTACCTCGAGCTGGACGCACTTTAGGAAGATGGATATGCTAATGGGTATGAACATGGAAGATGGTGGGTTGGCTTGTGGTGTGGATTCAGGAGAGTTTTGCTTTGCAGATACCATGGTTTATCTGGATAAGTCGAATGCGTTTGATGAGATGAGGGATAGTCCGGGCGAGTCGGAGTCGGAGATGGATGGGGACGGGGAAGAGGATGATGACATGCCTCCACTGAGGAAGGAAGATGGAGGAGAAGGGATGAGGGTTTTGGCAGGTTCAATAGAGAGGTTTGGGGAGTTATATGAGAAGATTGAGACTAATAAGAGGGAACAGATGATGGAGTTGAAGAAGATGCAGGCAGATTTTCAGCGAGAACTGGAGTTGCAGAAGAAGGAGATTTTGGATAGAGCACAGGctgaaattgcaaaaatacagGCAGGGGGCATGGACGAGGAtgacgaagatgatgatgatatccACAGTGAATAG
- the LOC115740584 gene encoding glycine-rich cell wall structural protein 1-like: MAVVRSIVMVLALAFVACSVCVCAESRQLGEKNQASDELKKPKWFFDDNDGRIDRAASGYGGRTGFSYGPSFSFGKGVGFSSSSGTLGVHGLQKPDCVGKGGGGGTKKHRKREKNHHHGGGGGGGGGGGIGGGGGAGEGVGGGIGKGSGGGTGGGGGGAGGVGGGGGAGGASGGGGGFGGGGGGIGGGIGKGGGGGIGGGVGGGIGGGIGGGGGVGGGGGIGGGGGGGGGGGGGIGKGSGVGGGIGGGGSIGGGIGGGGGAGGGVGGGTGGGFGGGIGGGGWIGGGIGGGGGGGDGGIGGGVGGRVDAGVGIGGGGRGGGGGGGRGGIGGGAGSGGGIGKFGDSVQLAENP; encoded by the coding sequence ATGGCCGTCGTGAGATCTATTGTCATGGTTTTAGCTCTAGCTTTTGTGGCGTgcagtgtgtgtgtgtgtgcagaGAGCAGGCAGCTGGGGGAGAAGAATCAGGCCAGCGACGAGTTGAAGAAGCCGAAGTGGTTCTTCGACGATAATGATGGTCGGATCGATAGAGCAGCCAGTGGTTACGGAGGAAGGACAGGGTTTAGCTATGGACCCTCTTTTAGCTTCGGAAAAGGAGTGGGTTTCAGTTCTAGTTCTGGGACGCTTGGCGTTCATGGTCTTCAGAAGCCTGATTGTGTTGGGAAGGGCGGTGGAGGTGGTACAAAGAAACACcgcaaaagggaaaagaatcATCACCACGGGGGAGGTGGCGGaggcggtggaggtggtggCATTGGCGGGGGTGGTGGTGCAGGAGAAGGTGTAGGGGGTGGAATTGGAAAAGGAAGTGGTGGAGGCACTGGAGGGGGTGGAGGTGGCGCTGGAGgagttggtggtggtggaggcgCTGGAGGTGCCTCTGGAGGAGGTGGTGGATTCggtggcggtggaggaggaATTGGTGGAGGGATTGGAAAAGGAGGTGGTGGAGGAATTGGCGGTGGAGTCGGAGGTGGCATTGGTGGTGGCatcggtggtggtggaggtgttGGAGGAGGGGGAGGCAttggcggcggaggcggcggtggaggcggtggtggtggtgggattGGGAAAGGCAGTGGTGTCGGTGGCGGGATTGGTGGTGGTGGAAGCATTGGAGGTGGCATTGGTGGTGGAGGCGGTGCTGGTGGAGGAGTTGGTGGTGGAACTGGTGGGGGATTTGGAGGCGGCATAGGCGGCGGTGGATGGATAGGAGGCGGAATCGGTGGGGGAGGAGGTGGCGGCGATGGAGGTATCGGTGGGGGTGTAGGAGGTAGGGTTGATGCTGGAGTTGGcattggcggcggcggcagagGAGGTGGTGGAGGCGGTGGTAGAGGAGGCATCGGCGGTGGAGCCGGTTCTGGTGGTGGGATCGGCAAATTTGGTGACTCCGTTCAGCTCGCGGAAAATCCATGA
- the LOC115740716 gene encoding WD repeat-containing protein 74 isoform X1, with protein sequence MPRTTTVESPGCPPFRALTFDVLGLVKVVEARGKQGGVPKVVERWGEPESRNCVLAASIDGCKRNPMLAVARKCGKIELLDPLNGDTRVVISDAIDTKPEDDPIIGLHVFRRERTEERSSRSCTLLSCTTKGNAVMRSFEVTDSPEDCVSTSTTNKWNVCAAGSVLCCKVDGSENYAVAGGKGVELNIWDLDKCSRMWTAKSPPKNNLGIFTPTWFTSATFLCKDDHRKVVAGTNSRQVRLYDISAQRRPVLSFDFRETPIKAVTEDIDGYTVYVGNGSGDLASFDMRTGKLLGCFLGKCSGSIRYISRHPDFPVIASCGLDSYLRLWDVKSRQLLSAVFLKQHLNSVLFDSGFADEEPVQNARDVTENEAQRHRVDETQYEDGTLLVKRKKKKKKKTHEEGRDHKTSGKENGGIEKLNRKKKIKRVKTLADDDAL encoded by the exons ATGCCACGCACGACGACGGTGGAGTCCCCTGGTTGCCCTCCGTTTCGGGCCCTAACCTTCGATGTCCTTGGTCTCGTGAAAG TTGTTGAAGCTAGAGGTAAGCAAGGAGGTGTTCCTAAGGTGGTCGAGCGCTGGGGCGAGCCGGAATCGCGTAATTGCGTGCTTGCCGCATCCATTGACGGCTGCAAGCGCAACCCT ATGCTAGCAGTTGCCAGAAAATGTGGTAAG ATTGAGCTCCTTGACCCTCTTAATGGGGATACTCGAGTTGTAATTTCTGATGCCATTGACACAAAACCTGAAGATGATCCTATTATTGGGTTACATGTATtcagaagagagagaacagaggaAAGGTCCAG TAGGTCATGCACTTTACTTTCATGTACAACCAAGGGAAATGCAGTTATGAGATCCTTTGAAGTTACGGATTCACCTGAAGACTGTGTCTCCACTAGCACAACAAATAAATGGAATGTATGTGCTGCAGGGAGTGTGCTGTGTTGTAAAGTGGATGGAAGTGAAAATTATGCCGTGGCAGGGGG CAAAGGGGTTGAACTTAACATTTGGGATCTTGACAAGTGCAGTAGGATGTGGACAGCAAAATCG CCCCCAAAGAACAACCTTGGAATTTTCACGCCTACTTGGTTTACCTCTGCAACATTCCTTTGCAAAGACGATCATCGTAAAGTCGTGGCTGGTACTAATAGTCGTCAG GTCCGCCTATATGATATTTCTGCTCAGCGCAGACCTGTTTTATCGTTTGATTTCCGGGAAACTCCCATTAAAGCAGTTACTGAGGATATAGACGGTTATACAGTCTATGTTGGGAATGGATCTGGAGATCTTGCATCATTTGACATGCGCACAG GAAAATTGCTAGGATGCTTTCTGGGGAAGTGTTCTGGAAGCATCCGATATATATCCAGACATCCAGACTTCCCAGTGATAGCATCTTGTG GACTTGATAGCTATTTGCGTCTTTGGGATGTGAAGTCGCGACAACTTCTTTCTGCG GTCTTTTTGAAACAGCACCTCAACAGTGTCCTCTTTGATTCTGGTTTTGCTGATGAAG AACCTGTCCAAAATGCACGAGATGTGACGGAAAATGAGGCCCAGAGGCATAGGGTAGATGAAACCCAATATGAGGATGGGACGCTCCtagtgaagaggaagaagaagaagaagaagaagacacatGAAGAAGGCAGAGATCACAAGACATCCGGTAAAGAGAATGGTGGAATCGAAAAGCTGAACCgtaagaagaaaatcaaaagagTGAAGACATTAGCTGATGATGATGCATTGTGA
- the LOC115740716 gene encoding WD repeat-containing protein 74 isoform X3 has protein sequence MPRTTTVESPGCPPFRALTFDVLGLVKVVEARGKQGGVPKVVERWGEPESRNCVLAASIDGCKRNPMLAVARKCGKIELLDPLNGDTRVVISDAIDTKPEDDPIIGLHVFRRERTEERSRSCTLLSCTTKGNAVMRSFEVTDSPEDCVSTSTTNKWNVCAAGSVLCCKVDGSENYAVAGGKGVELNIWDLDKCSRMWTAKSPPKNNLGIFTPTWFTSATFLCKDDHRKVVAGTNSRQVRLYDISAQRRPVLSFDFRETPIKAVTEDIDGYTVYVGNGSGDLASFDMRTGKLLGCFLGKCSGSIRYISRHPDFPVIASCGLDSYLRLWDVKSRQLLSAVFLKQHLNSVLFDSGFADEEPVQNARDVTENEAQRHRVDETQYEDGTLLVKRKKKKKKKTHEEGRDHKTSGKENGGIEKLNRKKKIKRVKTLADDDAL, from the exons ATGCCACGCACGACGACGGTGGAGTCCCCTGGTTGCCCTCCGTTTCGGGCCCTAACCTTCGATGTCCTTGGTCTCGTGAAAG TTGTTGAAGCTAGAGGTAAGCAAGGAGGTGTTCCTAAGGTGGTCGAGCGCTGGGGCGAGCCGGAATCGCGTAATTGCGTGCTTGCCGCATCCATTGACGGCTGCAAGCGCAACCCT ATGCTAGCAGTTGCCAGAAAATGTGGTAAG ATTGAGCTCCTTGACCCTCTTAATGGGGATACTCGAGTTGTAATTTCTGATGCCATTGACACAAAACCTGAAGATGATCCTATTATTGGGTTACATGTATtcagaagagagagaacagaggaAAGGTCCAG GTCATGCACTTTACTTTCATGTACAACCAAGGGAAATGCAGTTATGAGATCCTTTGAAGTTACGGATTCACCTGAAGACTGTGTCTCCACTAGCACAACAAATAAATGGAATGTATGTGCTGCAGGGAGTGTGCTGTGTTGTAAAGTGGATGGAAGTGAAAATTATGCCGTGGCAGGGGG CAAAGGGGTTGAACTTAACATTTGGGATCTTGACAAGTGCAGTAGGATGTGGACAGCAAAATCG CCCCCAAAGAACAACCTTGGAATTTTCACGCCTACTTGGTTTACCTCTGCAACATTCCTTTGCAAAGACGATCATCGTAAAGTCGTGGCTGGTACTAATAGTCGTCAG GTCCGCCTATATGATATTTCTGCTCAGCGCAGACCTGTTTTATCGTTTGATTTCCGGGAAACTCCCATTAAAGCAGTTACTGAGGATATAGACGGTTATACAGTCTATGTTGGGAATGGATCTGGAGATCTTGCATCATTTGACATGCGCACAG GAAAATTGCTAGGATGCTTTCTGGGGAAGTGTTCTGGAAGCATCCGATATATATCCAGACATCCAGACTTCCCAGTGATAGCATCTTGTG GACTTGATAGCTATTTGCGTCTTTGGGATGTGAAGTCGCGACAACTTCTTTCTGCG GTCTTTTTGAAACAGCACCTCAACAGTGTCCTCTTTGATTCTGGTTTTGCTGATGAAG AACCTGTCCAAAATGCACGAGATGTGACGGAAAATGAGGCCCAGAGGCATAGGGTAGATGAAACCCAATATGAGGATGGGACGCTCCtagtgaagaggaagaagaagaagaagaagaagacacatGAAGAAGGCAGAGATCACAAGACATCCGGTAAAGAGAATGGTGGAATCGAAAAGCTGAACCgtaagaagaaaatcaaaagagTGAAGACATTAGCTGATGATGATGCATTGTGA
- the LOC115740716 gene encoding WD repeat-containing protein 74 isoform X4 — translation MPRTTTVESPGCPPFRALTFDVLGLVKVVEARGKQGGVPKVVERWGEPESRNCVLAASIDGCKRNPMLAVARKCGKIELLDPLNGDTRVVISDAIDTKPEDDPIIGLHVFRRERTEERSSKGVELNIWDLDKCSRMWTAKSPPKNNLGIFTPTWFTSATFLCKDDHRKVVAGTNSRQVRLYDISAQRRPVLSFDFRETPIKAVTEDIDGYTVYVGNGSGDLASFDMRTGKLLGCFLGKCSGSIRYISRHPDFPVIASCGLDSYLRLWDVKSRQLLSAVFLKQHLNSVLFDSGFADEEPVQNARDVTENEAQRHRVDETQYEDGTLLVKRKKKKKKKTHEEGRDHKTSGKENGGIEKLNRKKKIKRVKTLADDDAL, via the exons ATGCCACGCACGACGACGGTGGAGTCCCCTGGTTGCCCTCCGTTTCGGGCCCTAACCTTCGATGTCCTTGGTCTCGTGAAAG TTGTTGAAGCTAGAGGTAAGCAAGGAGGTGTTCCTAAGGTGGTCGAGCGCTGGGGCGAGCCGGAATCGCGTAATTGCGTGCTTGCCGCATCCATTGACGGCTGCAAGCGCAACCCT ATGCTAGCAGTTGCCAGAAAATGTGGTAAG ATTGAGCTCCTTGACCCTCTTAATGGGGATACTCGAGTTGTAATTTCTGATGCCATTGACACAAAACCTGAAGATGATCCTATTATTGGGTTACATGTATtcagaagagagagaacagaggaAAGGTCCAG CAAAGGGGTTGAACTTAACATTTGGGATCTTGACAAGTGCAGTAGGATGTGGACAGCAAAATCG CCCCCAAAGAACAACCTTGGAATTTTCACGCCTACTTGGTTTACCTCTGCAACATTCCTTTGCAAAGACGATCATCGTAAAGTCGTGGCTGGTACTAATAGTCGTCAG GTCCGCCTATATGATATTTCTGCTCAGCGCAGACCTGTTTTATCGTTTGATTTCCGGGAAACTCCCATTAAAGCAGTTACTGAGGATATAGACGGTTATACAGTCTATGTTGGGAATGGATCTGGAGATCTTGCATCATTTGACATGCGCACAG GAAAATTGCTAGGATGCTTTCTGGGGAAGTGTTCTGGAAGCATCCGATATATATCCAGACATCCAGACTTCCCAGTGATAGCATCTTGTG GACTTGATAGCTATTTGCGTCTTTGGGATGTGAAGTCGCGACAACTTCTTTCTGCG GTCTTTTTGAAACAGCACCTCAACAGTGTCCTCTTTGATTCTGGTTTTGCTGATGAAG AACCTGTCCAAAATGCACGAGATGTGACGGAAAATGAGGCCCAGAGGCATAGGGTAGATGAAACCCAATATGAGGATGGGACGCTCCtagtgaagaggaagaagaagaagaagaagaagacacatGAAGAAGGCAGAGATCACAAGACATCCGGTAAAGAGAATGGTGGAATCGAAAAGCTGAACCgtaagaagaaaatcaaaagagTGAAGACATTAGCTGATGATGATGCATTGTGA
- the LOC115740716 gene encoding WD repeat-containing protein 74 isoform X2, producing the protein MPRTTTVESPGCPPFRALTFDVLGLVKVVEARGKQGGVPKVVERWGEPESRNCVLAASIDGCKRNPMLAVARKCGKIELLDPLNGDTRVVISDAIDTKPEDDPIIGLHVFRRERTEERSNRSCTLLSCTTKGNAVMRSFEVTDSPEDCVSTSTTNKWNVCAAGSVLCCKVDGSENYAVAGGKGVELNIWDLDKCSRMWTAKSPPKNNLGIFTPTWFTSATFLCKDDHRKVVAGTNSRQVRLYDISAQRRPVLSFDFRETPIKAVTEDIDGYTVYVGNGSGDLASFDMRTGKLLGCFLGKCSGSIRYISRHPDFPVIASCGLDSYLRLWDVKSRQLLSAVFLKQHLNSVLFDSGFADEEPVQNARDVTENEAQRHRVDETQYEDGTLLVKRKKKKKKKTHEEGRDHKTSGKENGGIEKLNRKKKIKRVKTLADDDAL; encoded by the exons ATGCCACGCACGACGACGGTGGAGTCCCCTGGTTGCCCTCCGTTTCGGGCCCTAACCTTCGATGTCCTTGGTCTCGTGAAAG TTGTTGAAGCTAGAGGTAAGCAAGGAGGTGTTCCTAAGGTGGTCGAGCGCTGGGGCGAGCCGGAATCGCGTAATTGCGTGCTTGCCGCATCCATTGACGGCTGCAAGCGCAACCCT ATGCTAGCAGTTGCCAGAAAATGTGGTAAG ATTGAGCTCCTTGACCCTCTTAATGGGGATACTCGAGTTGTAATTTCTGATGCCATTGACACAAAACCTGAAGATGATCCTATTATTGGGTTACATGTATtcagaagagagagaacagaggaAAGGTC CAATAGGTCATGCACTTTACTTTCATGTACAACCAAGGGAAATGCAGTTATGAGATCCTTTGAAGTTACGGATTCACCTGAAGACTGTGTCTCCACTAGCACAACAAATAAATGGAATGTATGTGCTGCAGGGAGTGTGCTGTGTTGTAAAGTGGATGGAAGTGAAAATTATGCCGTGGCAGGGGG CAAAGGGGTTGAACTTAACATTTGGGATCTTGACAAGTGCAGTAGGATGTGGACAGCAAAATCG CCCCCAAAGAACAACCTTGGAATTTTCACGCCTACTTGGTTTACCTCTGCAACATTCCTTTGCAAAGACGATCATCGTAAAGTCGTGGCTGGTACTAATAGTCGTCAG GTCCGCCTATATGATATTTCTGCTCAGCGCAGACCTGTTTTATCGTTTGATTTCCGGGAAACTCCCATTAAAGCAGTTACTGAGGATATAGACGGTTATACAGTCTATGTTGGGAATGGATCTGGAGATCTTGCATCATTTGACATGCGCACAG GAAAATTGCTAGGATGCTTTCTGGGGAAGTGTTCTGGAAGCATCCGATATATATCCAGACATCCAGACTTCCCAGTGATAGCATCTTGTG GACTTGATAGCTATTTGCGTCTTTGGGATGTGAAGTCGCGACAACTTCTTTCTGCG GTCTTTTTGAAACAGCACCTCAACAGTGTCCTCTTTGATTCTGGTTTTGCTGATGAAG AACCTGTCCAAAATGCACGAGATGTGACGGAAAATGAGGCCCAGAGGCATAGGGTAGATGAAACCCAATATGAGGATGGGACGCTCCtagtgaagaggaagaagaagaagaagaagaagacacatGAAGAAGGCAGAGATCACAAGACATCCGGTAAAGAGAATGGTGGAATCGAAAAGCTGAACCgtaagaagaaaatcaaaagagTGAAGACATTAGCTGATGATGATGCATTGTGA